A DNA window from Stutzerimonas stutzeri contains the following coding sequences:
- the rpsB gene encoding 30S ribosomal protein S2 — protein MSQVTMRDMLKAGVHFGHQTRYWNPKMDKYIFGARNKIHIINLEKTLPMFNDALRFVEKLAAGKNKILFVGTKRSAGKIVREEAARCGSPYVDHRWLGGMLTNYKTIRASIKRLRELEVQSQDGTFDKLTKKEALMRTRDLEKLDRSLGGIKDMGGLPDAMFVVDVDHERIAISEANKLGIPVIGIVDTNSSPEGVDYIIPGNDDAIRAVQLYLGSMADAVLRGRQNGAGGADEFVEEVASEAAQG, from the coding sequence ATGTCTCAAGTCACTATGCGCGATATGCTGAAGGCCGGTGTGCACTTCGGCCACCAGACCCGTTACTGGAACCCGAAAATGGATAAGTACATTTTCGGCGCGCGTAACAAGATCCATATCATCAACTTGGAAAAAACCCTGCCGATGTTCAACGACGCGCTGCGTTTCGTTGAAAAGCTGGCTGCAGGCAAGAACAAGATTCTGTTCGTTGGCACCAAGCGTTCCGCTGGCAAGATCGTTCGCGAAGAAGCTGCTCGTTGCGGCTCGCCGTATGTCGATCATCGCTGGTTGGGCGGCATGCTGACCAACTACAAGACCATCCGCGCTTCCATCAAGCGTCTGCGTGAGCTGGAAGTTCAGTCCCAGGACGGCACTTTCGACAAGCTGACCAAGAAAGAAGCCCTGATGCGCACCCGTGATCTGGAAAAGCTGGATCGCAGCCTGGGTGGTATCAAGGATATGGGCGGTCTGCCGGACGCCATGTTCGTCGTTGACGTCGATCACGAGCGCATTGCTATTTCCGAAGCCAACAAGCTGGGTATCCCGGTCATCGGCATCGTTGATACCAACAGCAGCCCTGAAGGCGTTGACTACATCATTCCTGGTAATGATGACGCCATCCGTGCCGTGCAACTCTACCTCGGCTCCATGGCTGATGCTGTTCTGCGCGGTCGCCAGAACGGTGCCGGTGGTGCTGACGAGTTCGTCGAGGAAGTTGCTTCCGAAGCGGCTCAGGGCTGA
- the frr gene encoding ribosome recycling factor, translating to MINEIKQDAQERMKKTLESLDHAFAKIRTGRAHPSILDSVMVSYYGSDTPLRQVANVIAEDSRTLALTVFDKSMIQAVEKAIMTSDLGLNPATAGTTIRVPMPALTEETRKGYTKQARAEAENARVAVRNIRRDAIAQLKDLVKEKEISEDDERRGQDDVQKLTDKHVAEIDKALEAKEGDLMAV from the coding sequence ATGATCAATGAGATCAAGCAAGACGCGCAGGAGCGCATGAAGAAAACCCTGGAGTCGCTGGACCATGCGTTCGCCAAGATCCGTACTGGTCGTGCGCACCCCAGCATTCTCGATAGCGTGATGGTGTCCTACTACGGTTCTGATACGCCGCTGCGTCAGGTTGCCAACGTGATCGCCGAGGATTCCCGGACACTGGCATTGACCGTGTTCGACAAGAGCATGATCCAGGCGGTCGAGAAAGCGATCATGACTTCGGATCTGGGTCTGAATCCGGCCACAGCGGGCACCACCATTCGTGTGCCGATGCCGGCTCTGACCGAGGAAACCCGCAAGGGTTACACCAAGCAGGCGCGTGCAGAAGCCGAGAACGCTCGCGTTGCGGTGCGCAACATTCGCCGTGACGCGATTGCGCAGCTGAAGGATCTGGTCAAGGAAAAGGAAATCAGCGAGGACGATGAACGTCGTGGCCAGGATGACGTCCAGAAGCTTACCGATAAGCACGTTGCCGAGATCGACAAGGCCCTCGAAGCCAAAGAAGGCGACCTGATGGCCGTGTAA
- the uppS gene encoding polyprenyl diphosphate synthase: MEKVRQIVGRNIPRHVAIIMDGNNRWAKRRLLPGVAGHKAGVDAVRAVIEVCADSGVEVLTLFAFSSENWQRPADEVGALMELFLSALRREARKLDENGIRLRIIGDRARFHPELQAAMLEVEEMTAANHRFVLQVAANYGGQWDILQAAQRLATEAQSGRLNPAEITPALFQNYLATGDTPLPDLCIRTGGERRISNFLLWQLAYAELYFSDLYWPDFKHVAMRKALADFSTRQRRFGKTGEQVESEVKVEC; the protein is encoded by the coding sequence ATGGAAAAGGTCAGGCAGATCGTCGGGCGGAACATACCCCGCCATGTGGCGATCATCATGGATGGCAACAATCGCTGGGCTAAGAGGCGTTTGCTGCCCGGTGTGGCCGGACACAAGGCTGGTGTCGACGCGGTTCGCGCCGTTATTGAGGTCTGTGCCGATTCCGGTGTCGAGGTGCTGACGCTTTTTGCGTTTTCAAGCGAGAACTGGCAACGCCCGGCGGATGAAGTCGGTGCGCTGATGGAATTGTTCCTCTCCGCGCTCAGGCGCGAGGCACGCAAGCTCGATGAAAACGGGATTCGGCTTCGCATCATCGGCGACCGTGCGCGCTTCCATCCAGAGCTCCAGGCAGCGATGCTGGAAGTGGAGGAAATGACCGCTGCCAATCACCGCTTCGTGCTCCAGGTCGCAGCCAACTACGGCGGGCAGTGGGACATTCTCCAGGCTGCTCAGCGTTTGGCTACCGAGGCGCAGTCCGGGCGGCTGAACCCGGCCGAAATTACTCCAGCGCTGTTTCAGAACTATCTGGCGACCGGCGACACGCCATTGCCGGATTTATGCATTCGAACCGGCGGTGAGCGGCGCATCAGCAATTTCCTGCTTTGGCAGCTTGCCTATGCAGAGCTGTACTTCTCTGACCTGTACTGGCCGGATTTCAAGCATGTCGCGATGCGTAAGGCGCTCGCGGACTTTTCTACTCGGCAGCGGCGCTTCGGCAAGACTGGCGAGCAGGTTGAAAGTGAGGTCAAAGTCGAATGCTGA
- a CDS encoding phosphatidate cytidylyltransferase, with the protein MLKQRIITAAILLPVAIIGFFLLHGLAFALFIGLVVVLGAWEWARLAGFASQSARVGYAALVVVLLAVLYQLPGLAPWLLALAIFWWLAATYLVLTYPQSSRLWGGSVGSLLIGLAILLPAWQALVVLKQWPLGNWLILAVMVLVWVADIGAYFSGKTFGKRRLAPQVSPGKSWEGLVGGLLTSLAVTLAVGVYRGWTPRELVLALLGAAVVVLISVIGDLTESMFKRSSGIKDSSQLLPGHGGVMDRIDSLTAAVPVFAVLLWLAGWGAL; encoded by the coding sequence ATGCTGAAGCAGCGAATCATCACGGCAGCCATTCTTCTTCCCGTCGCGATCATCGGTTTTTTCCTCCTTCATGGGCTTGCGTTCGCGCTTTTCATTGGTCTTGTCGTTGTGCTAGGCGCCTGGGAGTGGGCGCGCCTCGCTGGTTTCGCCAGCCAGTCGGCGCGCGTTGGTTATGCCGCGCTGGTCGTGGTGTTGCTTGCTGTGCTGTATCAGCTTCCGGGTCTGGCGCCCTGGCTGTTGGCGCTGGCTATCTTCTGGTGGCTTGCCGCGACCTACCTAGTGCTGACTTATCCCCAGAGTAGTCGTCTCTGGGGTGGTTCTGTTGGCAGCTTGCTGATCGGGCTGGCGATTCTGTTGCCGGCATGGCAAGCCTTGGTTGTGCTCAAGCAGTGGCCGTTGGGCAACTGGTTGATCCTGGCAGTCATGGTGCTGGTTTGGGTAGCTGACATCGGTGCGTATTTTTCTGGCAAGACCTTCGGTAAGCGCAGGCTCGCGCCTCAGGTCAGTCCTGGCAAGAGTTGGGAGGGCTTGGTGGGTGGTCTACTGACCAGTCTCGCGGTCACGCTTGCCGTTGGGGTCTACCGTGGTTGGACCCCGCGAGAGCTGGTGCTAGCGCTGTTGGGTGCAGCGGTGGTGGTCTTGATCTCGGTGATCGGCGATCTGACTGAAAGCATGTTCAAGCGCAGCTCCGGCATCAAGGACAGCAGTCAGTTGCTGCCCGGGCATGGCGGTGTCATGGATCGCATAGACAGTCTCACTGCGGCCGTACCGGTGTTCGCAGTCCTGTTGTGGCTTGCCGGTTGGGGCGCGCTGTGA
- the pyrH gene encoding UMP kinase, translating into MAQQMSARNPRYKRILLKLSGEALMGSEDFGIDPKVLDRMALEVGQLVGIGVEVGLVIGGGNLFRGAALSAAGMDRVTGDHMGMLATVMNSLAMRDALERSNIPALVMSAISMVGVTDHYDRRKAMRHLKTGEVVIFSAGTGNPFFTTDSAACLRAIEIQADVVLKATKVDGVYTADPFKDPNAEKFAELTYDEVLDRKLGVMDLTAICLCRDHNMPLRVFNMNKPGALLNIVLGGAEGTLIEESNE; encoded by the coding sequence ATGGCTCAGCAGATGAGTGCACGCAATCCTCGCTATAAACGCATTCTGCTCAAATTGAGCGGCGAGGCCCTGATGGGTTCCGAAGACTTCGGTATCGATCCAAAGGTTCTGGATCGCATGGCTCTTGAAGTCGGCCAGTTGGTGGGGATCGGGGTCGAAGTCGGTCTGGTTATCGGTGGTGGCAACCTCTTCCGCGGTGCGGCGCTTTCGGCAGCCGGCATGGATCGTGTTACTGGCGACCACATGGGTATGCTGGCCACGGTAATGAACTCGCTGGCGATGCGCGATGCGCTCGAGCGCTCGAATATCCCTGCATTGGTGATGTCCGCCATTTCCATGGTCGGCGTGACCGACCACTACGATCGCCGCAAAGCAATGCGTCATCTCAAGACCGGCGAAGTGGTCATCTTCTCGGCTGGTACCGGTAATCCGTTCTTCACCACCGACTCGGCGGCTTGCCTGCGTGCGATCGAGATCCAGGCGGACGTGGTACTCAAGGCGACCAAGGTTGACGGTGTCTACACTGCAGACCCATTCAAGGACCCCAATGCCGAGAAGTTCGCCGAGCTCACTTACGATGAAGTGCTCGATCGCAAGCTCGGCGTGATGGACCTGACGGCCATCTGCCTGTGTCGTGACCACAACATGCCGCTGCGGGTCTTCAATATGAACAAGCCCGGCGCCCTGCTCAACATTGTGCTCGGTGGCGCCGAAGGAACACTGATCGAGGAATCGAACGAATGA
- the ispC gene encoding 1-deoxy-D-xylulose-5-phosphate reductoisomerase: MTRPLQITVLGATGSIGLSTLDVVARHPDRYSIFALTGFSRLAELRSLCVRHRPVYAVVGDEKQAATLQEQLQSDGVTTRVLSGEGGLSEVAAHPEVDVVMAAIVGAAGLKPTLAAVQAGKRVLLANKEALVMSGALFMQALRDSKAVLLPIDSEHNAIFQCLPSGYAQGLGTVGVRRILLTASGGPFRDMAPQLLADVTPEQACAHPNWSMGRKISVDSASMMNKGLELIEACWLFDARPQQVEVVIHPQSVIHSMVDYVDGSVLAQLGNPDMRTPIAHALAWPERIDSGVSALDLLQVGRLDFQAPDDLRFPCLQLARLAAEAGGTAPAMLNAANEVAVDAFLNRRIRFTEIASIIDDVLNRETAVPTACLEDVLTADRQARKGAETWLSRHGR; encoded by the coding sequence GTGACCCGACCCTTGCAGATCACCGTGCTGGGCGCCACTGGGTCGATTGGGCTCAGTACGCTGGATGTCGTTGCGCGTCACCCTGATCGCTACAGTATTTTCGCGTTGACTGGCTTCAGCCGGCTAGCCGAGCTGCGCTCGCTCTGCGTCAGGCATCGGCCTGTCTATGCGGTGGTTGGCGATGAGAAGCAGGCCGCGACGTTGCAGGAGCAGCTGCAATCCGATGGCGTCACGACACGGGTTCTGAGTGGCGAGGGCGGTCTGAGCGAGGTGGCTGCGCATCCTGAGGTCGATGTGGTCATGGCAGCCATCGTCGGCGCTGCGGGATTGAAGCCGACGCTTGCGGCTGTGCAGGCGGGCAAGCGTGTTCTGCTGGCAAACAAGGAGGCGCTGGTGATGTCTGGCGCCCTGTTCATGCAGGCGCTGCGCGATAGCAAGGCGGTATTGCTGCCGATTGATAGCGAACACAACGCGATTTTCCAGTGCTTACCATCCGGTTACGCTCAGGGTCTTGGCACGGTTGGTGTTCGGCGAATATTGCTGACCGCATCCGGTGGCCCCTTCCGCGATATGGCGCCGCAGCTCCTGGCGGACGTGACGCCCGAGCAGGCTTGTGCGCATCCCAACTGGTCGATGGGGCGCAAGATATCGGTGGACTCGGCAAGCATGATGAACAAGGGCTTAGAGCTGATCGAGGCCTGCTGGTTGTTCGATGCGCGACCGCAGCAGGTCGAAGTGGTGATTCATCCTCAAAGCGTCATCCACTCCATGGTGGATTACGTGGACGGTTCGGTCCTCGCGCAGCTCGGTAATCCGGACATGCGTACGCCTATCGCTCACGCGTTGGCCTGGCCGGAGCGGATCGATTCCGGTGTTTCAGCGCTCGACCTGCTGCAAGTCGGGCGGCTGGACTTTCAGGCGCCGGATGATCTGCGTTTCCCTTGTCTGCAATTAGCCCGGCTGGCTGCAGAAGCTGGCGGTACAGCGCCAGCGATGCTCAATGCGGCGAATGAAGTGGCGGTCGATGCCTTTCTCAATCGGCGCATCCGCTTCACTGAGATCGCGAGTATCATCGACGACGTATTGAATCGCGAGACAGCGGTTCCGACCGCCTGTCTCGAGGATGTGTTAACGGCAGACAGGCAGGCGCGGAAAGGTGCCGAAACCTGGTTGAGCCGCCACGGGCGATAG
- the rseP gene encoding RIP metalloprotease RseP, which yields MGALYMIIGTLVALGVLVTFHEFGHFWVARRCGVKVLRFSVGFGTPLVRWHDRQGTEFVIAAVPLGGYVKMLDEREGDVPPAMLDSAFNRKTVRQRFAIVSAGPLANFLLAMVFFWLLAMLGSEQVRPVVGAVEPGSLAAQAGLAVDQEIVAVNGKPVSGWGEVNLQLVRRLGESGQLNLTVRDMGSTADRHLQVSLQNWLKGVEEPDPITSLGIRPWRPQISPVIAQLDPEGPAQAAGIRLGDLLLGLNQQPLADWQQVIDAVKVLPGESVSLQVEREGQRLDVPLTLAVRGEGDARRGYLGAGVEGGEWPAEMLREVRFGPLEAVVEGARRTWTMSLLTLDSLKKMLFGELSVKNLSGPITIAKVAGASAQSGLGDFLNFLAYLSISLGVLNLLPIPVLDGGHLLFYLVEWVRGRPLSERVQGWGVQIGISLVVGVMLLALVNDIGRL from the coding sequence ATGGGCGCGCTATACATGATCATTGGCACCCTCGTTGCGCTCGGGGTGCTGGTGACCTTCCATGAGTTCGGTCATTTTTGGGTCGCGCGGCGCTGCGGCGTTAAGGTGCTGCGATTCTCCGTAGGCTTCGGCACGCCACTGGTGCGCTGGCATGATCGACAGGGCACTGAGTTCGTCATCGCGGCGGTACCCTTAGGTGGCTACGTCAAGATGCTCGATGAGCGCGAAGGTGACGTACCCCCGGCAATGCTCGATAGTGCGTTCAATCGCAAAACCGTCCGTCAACGCTTCGCCATCGTATCTGCCGGGCCGCTGGCCAACTTCCTCCTCGCCATGGTGTTCTTCTGGTTGCTGGCAATGCTTGGCAGCGAGCAGGTGCGGCCGGTGGTCGGCGCTGTCGAGCCCGGCAGCCTTGCGGCGCAGGCAGGTTTGGCCGTCGATCAGGAGATCGTCGCCGTCAACGGCAAGCCGGTCAGCGGCTGGGGCGAGGTCAATCTGCAGTTGGTTCGTCGCTTGGGTGAAAGCGGTCAGCTAAATCTGACCGTGCGCGACATGGGTAGCACTGCCGATCGGCATCTGCAGGTTTCGCTGCAGAACTGGCTGAAAGGGGTGGAAGAGCCGGACCCGATCACTTCGCTTGGTATCAGGCCTTGGCGCCCGCAAATATCGCCGGTAATCGCTCAGTTGGATCCTGAAGGTCCAGCACAGGCGGCAGGCATTCGTCTTGGTGATCTTTTGCTGGGGCTGAATCAGCAGCCGCTGGCGGATTGGCAGCAGGTCATCGATGCGGTAAAGGTGCTCCCCGGCGAATCGGTGTCACTGCAGGTGGAGCGCGAGGGGCAGCGTCTGGATGTGCCGCTGACGTTGGCCGTTCGCGGCGAAGGGGATGCACGGCGCGGTTACCTTGGCGCTGGAGTCGAGGGCGGTGAATGGCCGGCTGAGATGCTGCGCGAAGTCCGCTTCGGTCCTCTCGAGGCGGTGGTAGAAGGTGCAAGGCGCACCTGGACCATGAGCCTGCTGACTCTCGATTCGTTGAAGAAAATGCTCTTCGGGGAGCTATCGGTAAAAAACTTGAGCGGCCCGATAACCATTGCTAAAGTGGCGGGCGCTTCTGCCCAGTCGGGGTTGGGGGATTTCCTCAATTTCCTCGCCTATCTGAGCATAAGTCTGGGGGTTCTCAATCTATTGCCTATCCCGGTGCTCGATGGCGGTCACCTGCTCTTCTATCTCGTCGAGTGGGTCCGCGGACGTCCTTTGTCGGAGCGGGTGCAGGGGTGGGGAGTACAGATCGGTATCAGCCTGGTGGTAGGGGTGATGCTGCTTGCGCTGGTCAATGATATTGGCCGTTTGTAA
- the tsf gene encoding translation elongation factor Ts: protein MAEITAALVKELRERTGQGMMECKKALVAAGGDIEKAIDDMRASGAIKAAKKSGNIAAEGSIAVRVEGGRGLIIEVNSQTDFLALQDDFKAFVKDSLDEAFEQKLTEVAPLVASRESAREALVAKCGENVNIRRLSAVEGEVVGAYLHGHRIGVLVTLKGGDAELAKDIAMHVAASNPAVLSPADVSDELVAKEKEIFLQLNADKIAGKPENIVENMIKGRINKFLAEASLVEQPFVKDPEIKIGELAKKAGAEIVSFVRYEVGEGIEKAEVDFAAEVAAQVAATKK, encoded by the coding sequence ATGGCAGAAATCACTGCAGCCTTGGTCAAAGAACTGCGCGAGCGTACCGGTCAGGGCATGATGGAGTGCAAGAAGGCTCTGGTTGCCGCCGGTGGCGACATCGAAAAAGCGATCGACGACATGCGTGCTTCCGGCGCCATCAAGGCAGCCAAGAAGTCGGGCAACATCGCTGCCGAAGGTTCGATCGCCGTTCGCGTCGAAGGTGGCCGTGGCCTGATCATCGAGGTCAACTCGCAGACCGACTTCCTGGCTCTGCAGGATGACTTCAAAGCGTTCGTCAAGGATAGCCTGGACGAAGCTTTCGAGCAGAAACTGACCGAAGTGGCTCCGCTAGTAGCTTCTCGCGAATCCGCTCGCGAGGCGCTGGTCGCCAAGTGTGGCGAGAACGTCAACATCCGTCGCCTTAGCGCAGTTGAGGGCGAAGTGGTTGGTGCCTATCTCCATGGTCATCGCATCGGCGTACTGGTCACCCTGAAGGGTGGCGATGCCGAGCTGGCCAAGGATATCGCCATGCACGTGGCTGCCAGCAATCCGGCTGTTCTGAGCCCGGCTGACGTTTCCGATGAGCTGGTTGCCAAGGAAAAGGAAATCTTCCTGCAGCTCAATGCTGACAAGATTGCCGGCAAGCCGGAAAATATCGTCGAGAACATGATCAAGGGTCGTATCAACAAGTTCCTGGCCGAGGCCAGCCTGGTTGAGCAGCCGTTCGTCAAGGACCCGGAAATCAAGATCGGTGAGCTGGCCAAGAAAGCCGGCGCCGAAATCGTTTCGTTCGTTCGTTACGAAGTAGGCGAGGGCATCGAGAAGGCTGAGGTCGACTTCGCTGCCGAAGTAGCTGCCCAGGTAGCTGCGACCAAGAAGTAA
- the map gene encoding type I methionyl aminopeptidase yields MTVTIKTPEDIEKMRIAGRLAAEVLEMIGEHVKPGVTTEELDRLCHEHIVNVQQAIPAPLNYKGFPKSICTSINHVVCHGIPNDKPLKEGDIVNIDITVIKDGYHGDTSKMFMAGKVPEWAERLCQVTQECLYKGIELVRPGARLGDIGEVIQKHAEKNGFSVVREYCGHGIGKVFHEEPQVLHYGRAGTGLELKEGMTFTIEPMINQGRSETRLLGDGWTAITKDRKLSAQWEHTILVTADGYEIFTLRSDDTIARTSA; encoded by the coding sequence ATGACTGTTACCATCAAGACGCCCGAAGATATCGAAAAGATGCGTATCGCCGGGCGGCTCGCCGCCGAAGTTCTCGAGATGATCGGCGAGCACGTCAAGCCGGGCGTCACCACCGAAGAACTTGACCGCCTCTGTCACGAGCATATCGTCAATGTGCAGCAAGCCATTCCCGCCCCGCTGAATTACAAGGGGTTCCCCAAGTCGATCTGCACCTCGATCAATCATGTCGTCTGCCACGGCATCCCCAACGACAAGCCATTGAAAGAAGGCGATATCGTCAACATCGACATCACCGTGATCAAGGACGGCTATCACGGCGACACCAGCAAGATGTTCATGGCCGGCAAGGTACCCGAGTGGGCCGAGCGACTCTGCCAGGTCACTCAGGAATGCCTATATAAAGGCATCGAGCTGGTTCGCCCAGGCGCCCGCCTCGGTGACATTGGCGAGGTGATCCAGAAGCATGCCGAGAAGAATGGCTTTTCCGTGGTCCGTGAATACTGTGGCCATGGCATCGGCAAGGTCTTCCACGAGGAGCCACAGGTGCTGCACTACGGGCGAGCTGGCACCGGCCTGGAGCTCAAGGAAGGCATGACCTTCACCATCGAGCCGATGATCAACCAGGGCCGTTCGGAGACCCGCTTGCTCGGCGACGGCTGGACCGCGATTACCAAGGATCGCAAGCTGTCGGCGCAATGGGAGCACACCATTCTGGTCACCGCAGATGGCTACGAAATTTTCACCTTGCGCAGCGACGACACCATCGCCCGCACCTCCGCCTAA
- a CDS encoding [protein-PII] uridylyltransferase, with protein MPQVDPELFDRSQFQAELALKASPIAAYKKAIRQARQVLDERFKSGRDIRRLIQDRAWFVDQILRSAWDRFDWNKGADIALVAVGGYGRGELHPYSDIDLLILLDDNDQEIFRDAIEGFLTLLWDIGLEVGQAVRSVAECAEEARADLTVITNLMESRTIAGPERLRQAMLQVTSTEQMWPSKEFFLAKRNEQRARHAKYNNTEYNLEPNVKGSPGGLRDIQTILWIARREFGTLNLQAMVDQGFLTEGEHSLLTAAQEFIWKVRYGLHMLAGRAEDRLLFDHQRSLAALLGYENNDAKLAIERFMQKYYRVVMSIAELSDLVGQHFAEVILWEGESGPIVPLNSRFQVRDGYLEVSNLAIFKRTPFAILETFVLLAQHPDIQGVRSDTIRLLRDHRYLIDDVFRQDLRNTSLFIELFKCKEGIHRNLRRMNRYGILGRYLPEFGHIVGQMQHDLFHIYTVDAHTLNVIKYLRKLTKPGVAEKYPLASKLVERLPKPELIYIAGLYHDIAKGRGGDHSELGAVDAEQFCSRHKLPAWDTRLVVWLVENHLVMSTTAQRKDLSDPQVINDFAQLVGDETHLDYLYVLTVADINATNPTLWNSWRASLLRQLYTETKRALKRGLENPLGREEQIRQTQRAALDDLVRQGTDPDDAEQLWAQLGDDYFLRHTAIDVAWHTDAIIEHPANGGPLVLIKETTQREFEGGTQIFIYAQDQHDFFAVTVAAMDQLNLNIHDARILTSSSQFTLDTYVVLDADGSPIGNNPERIEEIRRGLIAALRNPDDYLTIIQRRVPRQLKHFAFPPQVTIHNDTQRPQTILEIIAPDRPGLLARVGQLFLDFDLSVQNAKIATLGERVEDVFFITDADNQPLSDPQLCLRLQQALIKELQQENEQQPSPSSILI; from the coding sequence ATGCCCCAGGTCGATCCGGAGCTGTTTGACCGCAGCCAGTTTCAGGCGGAGCTGGCGCTGAAGGCCAGCCCCATCGCCGCGTACAAGAAGGCCATACGCCAGGCGCGACAGGTGCTAGACGAGCGCTTCAAGTCGGGCCGGGATATCCGCCGCCTGATTCAGGACAGAGCCTGGTTCGTCGATCAGATTCTGCGCTCGGCCTGGGACCGCTTCGACTGGAACAAGGGCGCCGATATCGCCCTCGTCGCGGTAGGCGGCTATGGCCGGGGCGAATTGCACCCCTACTCCGACATCGACCTGCTGATCCTGCTCGACGATAACGACCAAGAGATCTTTCGCGACGCGATCGAAGGTTTCCTCACCCTGCTTTGGGACATCGGTCTGGAAGTTGGTCAGGCCGTGCGCTCGGTTGCCGAATGCGCTGAGGAGGCTCGAGCCGACCTCACGGTTATCACCAACCTCATGGAAAGCCGGACGATCGCAGGCCCCGAGCGCCTGCGCCAGGCGATGCTGCAGGTCACCAGTACCGAGCAAATGTGGCCGAGCAAGGAGTTCTTCCTCGCCAAGCGCAACGAGCAGCGCGCGCGCCATGCGAAGTACAACAACACCGAATACAACCTGGAGCCCAACGTAAAGGGCTCCCCCGGAGGTCTGCGCGATATCCAGACCATCCTCTGGATTGCCCGTCGGGAATTCGGCACCCTCAACCTGCAAGCCATGGTTGATCAAGGCTTTCTTACCGAAGGCGAACACAGCCTGCTCACGGCAGCTCAGGAATTCATCTGGAAGGTCCGTTACGGCCTGCACATGCTTGCCGGTCGCGCTGAAGATCGCCTGCTGTTCGACCACCAGCGCAGCCTCGCCGCGCTGCTGGGTTACGAGAACAACGATGCCAAGCTGGCCATCGAGCGCTTCATGCAGAAGTACTATCGGGTCGTCATGAGCATCGCCGAACTCAGCGACCTGGTCGGCCAGCACTTCGCCGAAGTGATTCTCTGGGAAGGCGAATCAGGCCCGATCGTGCCGCTCAACAGCCGCTTCCAGGTTCGCGACGGCTACCTTGAAGTCAGCAACCTAGCCATCTTCAAACGAACGCCGTTCGCCATTCTGGAAACCTTCGTGCTGCTGGCCCAACACCCGGATATCCAGGGTGTGCGCTCCGACACCATTCGTCTGCTCCGCGATCACCGCTACCTGATCGATGATGTCTTCCGCCAGGACCTGCGCAACACCAGCCTGTTCATCGAACTGTTCAAGTGCAAGGAAGGTATCCACCGCAATCTCAGGCGTATGAACCGCTACGGCATTCTCGGCCGCTACCTGCCGGAATTCGGACACATCGTCGGGCAGATGCAGCACGACCTGTTCCACATCTATACCGTCGATGCGCATACGCTCAATGTCATCAAGTACTTGCGCAAGCTGACCAAGCCCGGCGTCGCCGAGAAGTATCCGCTGGCCAGCAAGCTGGTCGAGAGGCTGCCCAAGCCAGAGCTTATCTATATTGCCGGGCTCTACCACGACATCGCCAAGGGTCGTGGCGGCGACCATTCGGAACTCGGCGCTGTGGATGCCGAGCAGTTCTGCAGCCGCCACAAGCTGCCGGCATGGGACACGCGGCTGGTGGTCTGGCTGGTGGAAAACCATCTGGTCATGTCCACCACTGCGCAGCGCAAGGATCTATCCGACCCACAGGTGATCAACGATTTCGCCCAACTGGTCGGCGACGAGACGCACCTGGACTATCTTTACGTCCTGACCGTGGCCGACATCAACGCCACCAACCCGACCCTCTGGAATTCCTGGCGTGCAAGCCTGCTGCGCCAGCTCTACACCGAAACCAAACGGGCGCTCAAGCGTGGCCTGGAGAACCCGCTGGGGCGTGAGGAGCAGATCCGCCAGACCCAGCGCGCTGCGCTAGATGACCTGGTGCGTCAAGGCACCGACCCGGATGACGCCGAGCAGCTCTGGGCGCAACTCGGTGACGACTACTTCCTCCGTCATACAGCCATCGACGTCGCCTGGCACACTGACGCGATCATCGAGCACCCTGCCAACGGCGGGCCGCTGGTACTGATCAAGGAAACCACTCAGCGCGAATTCGAAGGCGGCACGCAGATATTCATCTACGCGCAGGACCAGCATGACTTCTTCGCCGTGACCGTGGCAGCCATGGACCAGCTCAACCTGAATATCCATGACGCCCGCATTCTAACGTCCAGCAGCCAGTTCACCCTCGACACCTACGTCGTGCTGGATGCCGACGGCAGCCCCATCGGCAACAATCCGGAACGTATCGAGGAAATTCGTAGAGGCCTGATCGCTGCGCTACGCAATCCGGACGATTACCTGACCATCATCCAGCGCCGCGTTCCTCGGCAGCTCAAGCATTTCGCGTTCCCGCCGCAGGTCACCATCCATAACGACACGCAGCGGCCGCAAACCATTCTGGAGATCATCGCGCCGGACCGGCCAGGCCTGCTGGCTCGAGTGGGCCAGCTGTTTCTCGATTTCGATCTATCGGTACAGAACGCCAAGATCGCGACCTTGGGCGAACGCGTGGAGGACGTGTTCTTCATCACCGATGCCGATAATCAGCCGCTGTCCGATCCGCAGCTATGCCTGCGCCTGCAGCAGGCGCTAATCAAGGAACTGCAGCAGGAGAATGAACAGCAGCCCTCCCCGAGCAGCATTCTGATCTGA